In one window of bacterium DNA:
- a CDS encoding ABC transporter ATP-binding protein: GERLTAGRTTLVVAHRLSTVRRADRILYIDGGIVESGSHDELMARGGRYAELVTLQLEEARGAEKSA, from the coding sequence GGGGAGCGCCTCACGGCGGGGCGCACGACCCTGGTCGTCGCGCACCGGCTCTCCACCGTGCGGCGGGCGGACCGCATCCTCTACATCGACGGCGGCATCGTGGAGAGCGGCAGCCACGACGAGCTGATGGCGCGCGGCGGCCGCTACGCCGAGCTGGTGACCCTGCAGTTGGAGGAGGCGCGCGGTGCTGAGAAGAGTGCTTAG